Part of the Methanobrevibacter sp. genome is shown below.
TTTAATTTTATTTTTAGCGGTATTGTTGATAAAAAATAGAAATTTGAAATATCAAATTGTATTTGTCATATGTTTCCTGATAATAGTGATTTTCTTTGTTTTAGAATTGTTATTTTTGTAAAAAATGTGCAAAGTATTAAATTAATCAAACAATAAAGTATTACTGTTATTAGTTTTTAGCTAATTTTTAAATTCACATAAATTCAAAATTTCATGATGTTGTGATTTATATTGCTAAAAAAGCAAAAAAGGTGTTTAAGTGAGTGAACAGAAATTAGAAATATTCAATGTATTGAATTATTTAAACAAAGGTTATGAGCTTAATGATATTTTGAAGGAAGGACAATTTGGAACATTTCCTTCCGCACAGGATTGCATTAAATATTTGGCTGATGAAGGATATCTTGAAGGAGAGTTAGGTGAAATAGCCGCAGATGACAGTGAAAAATTGACTGCTGAGGAGATTTCCAAAAAATACACAGTTGCAGAACTAAAAGACATTTTAAGAGAAAACGGTTTAAAAGTTTCAGGTAAAAAACAGGAATTGATTGAAAGAGTTCTGCCGGTATTGAATGGTGATGCAGAAAGTGACGGTTCATTGGATGATTTCAATAAATCCAATGATTTAAAATTAACTCAAAAAGCTAAAAATTTCCTTGATGAAAACGTTTGGATAGACTTATATATGTTTTCCCTTGTTGCATTCAGATTTGAGGATTTTGAAACCTATGTTGCAAACTCAGCAGATGATTATATAGAAACAGGATTGAAATTCTGTGATGAAATAATTTCAAGGGCATTGATGGCAAATCAGTTTCTGGTATTCATTGACGCATTGTCTGCAAAAGCACATGTTTATGCATATGCAGGGGATTATGAGTCCTTCATGGATTATGACTTGCAAAGATTCATTTTAGGATTAAACCCTATCGTTATGGATGCTCAAACCTATGCAGGTTATGATGTAATCAATGAAGCTAATGTAGTTAATCTTAAAAATGTAGTTGAAAACCTTGACATGGGAAGCTTAAAGAAAAGATTTGACAAAATCTGGAACAAATCCCATATTAAAAATACTACTGTGCCTAAAAAGACTGCTTTTAAAACATTACAAAAGGCAATCAAAGGCGCTAACCTTGAAGAGTTGAATTTTGATTTGAAAGAAAAATTCTTCAATAAGAAATTTGGAATTTAAATGAAGTCTAAAGTTGTTGGAATTGTTTTTTTAATTGGCAGTTTGTACTATGTTCTAGCTGAAGCTATTTCCGCAACTTTTTTCAATGCTTCTTTTTTTAATACTTATATTTTCCATACCATTTCTGAGCTTGGAATACCAAATGTAAATTCGCCATTGTCATGGCTTATGAATTCTGCTTTTATTATAATAGGTTTAACACTGATTTTTGGTAATTTTTATAAGTTTAAAGATTATATTGTTAAAAGTAAAACTATTTTTTATATTTTTACATTAATCACTTCAATCGGTGTCATTATTGTTGCCTTAATACATGGGGGCAATCCGTTGACTTCAGGATACCATACGTTGGGGGCTGTTATGGCAATTCTTGGAGGAAATATATTATTGGTTTTAATTTCAAAATCAATGGGTAAATTCAGCTTGTATCAAAAGGAAACGTTAATTTTGGGAGTTATTGGGCTTGTAGTCTTTTGGATAATGTTTTTCAACATGGAAAATGCTTTCATGCCGGTGCTTGAGAGGCTTTCAGTTTATACTCTGATATTGTGGAGTTTCATAACTGGCGTTTACTTGATTAAACAATAAATTATTTTTATACTTAACTTGTTATGTTATATTTTAATTAATTGAATTTTTTAAATAATTAAAAGATTAATGTTTGGGCAACTCTTTTTCAACGTTAATGTAGATTCAATTATAAAACTTTAAATACTTTGACAATTAATTATCTTTAAAGGTGATATTATGGCAAACTTAGATAAAGCTATTGAAGAAGAAATTTTAGCAATTGTCGAAAAGTACCAAAAAGAAAATACAAAACTTCTAAACTACTTAATAACTGATGATGAGATTACATTTTTCTCACCAATCGGTAACGGTAGTGAAATAACTGCAAGTGACTTACAAAAAGTTGCAGACATCCTCAAAGGATCCTTTGAAGGAATGGAAATTGTTAACCAAGAATACAGATTCAAATTCAAATGCGGATTATAGGAGTATTTGCTCCTAACTTTTTTTTAATATTTTCATTATATTTATTAGCAATTTTTTTTATATATTGATTTAACTGAAAAATTAACTAGCTGGTGGATTATGTCAAATATCGAGTATGTTATTCGTAAGGAAAATTATTCTGAATTGATTTGTGCTGAAAATGAATGGGATTTTTTAGACACTGAGGAACTTCTTCAAAATTATCCTTATATTCTTGATTCAATGGCAAATGAAGAATATTATCTTGAAAATGAAATATGTAGTTTTTTTGATGAGATAATTTTTGAAAATAAGGTCGTTGGTTTTGCAACATTTCAAACAAGATTTGATAGTGCATTATTATTGTCTGAATGTTTTATATTGCCGGAATTTA
Proteins encoded:
- a CDS encoding SAP domain-containing protein, producing the protein MSEQKLEIFNVLNYLNKGYELNDILKEGQFGTFPSAQDCIKYLADEGYLEGELGEIAADDSEKLTAEEISKKYTVAELKDILRENGLKVSGKKQELIERVLPVLNGDAESDGSLDDFNKSNDLKLTQKAKNFLDENVWIDLYMFSLVAFRFEDFETYVANSADDYIETGLKFCDEIISRALMANQFLVFIDALSAKAHVYAYAGDYESFMDYDLQRFILGLNPIVMDAQTYAGYDVINEANVVNLKNVVENLDMGSLKKRFDKIWNKSHIKNTTVPKKTAFKTLQKAIKGANLEELNFDLKEKFFNKKFGI
- a CDS encoding DUF998 domain-containing protein; translated protein: MKSKVVGIVFLIGSLYYVLAEAISATFFNASFFNTYIFHTISELGIPNVNSPLSWLMNSAFIIIGLTLIFGNFYKFKDYIVKSKTIFYIFTLITSIGVIIVALIHGGNPLTSGYHTLGAVMAILGGNILLVLISKSMGKFSLYQKETLILGVIGLVVFWIMFFNMENAFMPVLERLSVYTLILWSFITGVYLIKQ